The sequence below is a genomic window from Ensifer adhaerens.
ACCGGGCTCATCTCCGTCATGCCCCAGGCATGAACGACATCGACGTCGTAGTTTTCCTTGAAGGTCTTGATCATCGAGCGCGGTGCGGCCGAGCCGCCGATGACCACCGAACGGAGATCGGGAAGTTTGCCGCCCTCCTTCTCCATGAATTGCAGGAGGCCGAGCCAGACGGTCGGCACGGCCGCCGTGACGGTCACGTGTTCGTCGGTCAGCAGGCCATAGATCGACTTGCCGTCCATGCCCGGCCCAGGCATGACGAGCGTCGCGCCGACCATCGGGGCGGAGAGCGCAATGCCCCAGCCGTTGGCGTGGAAAAGCGGCACGACCGGCATCAGGCGATCGCGCGACGAGAGCTGCATCGCATCTGGCTGGATGCAGATCATCGAATGCAGCACATTGGAGCGGTGCGAATAAACGACGCCCTTGGGATCGCCTGTCGTTCCCGACGTGTAGCACATGCCGGCTGCCGCGCGCTCGTCGAGGTCCTTCCAGACATAGTCGTCATCGACTTCGGCAAGCCAATCTTCATAGGGCACGACGTTCGGCAGACTCGTCTGCGGCATATGGGCCGCGTCGGTCAGCACGATCACCTTTTCAAGCGTCGGCACCAAGGGTGCAATCTTCTCGACGATCGGCATGAAGGTGATGTCGACGAAGAGGAAGCGGTCTTCCGCATCGTTCATGATCCAGGCGATCTGCTGCGGGAAAAGCCGCGGGTTCAGCGTGTGATAGACGGCGCCGCAGCCCATGATGCCATACCAGGCTTCCAGATGCCGCCAGGTGTTCCAGGCCAGCGTCCCGATGCGGTCGCCGACCTTGATTCCGTCCTTTTCGAGCCGCTTGGCCAGTTGCAGCGAACGGCTTCGTACCGTGGCGTAATCGGTGCGATGGATCGGGCCTTCGACTGAACGGGAAATCACCTCGCGCTTGCCATGAAACAGACCAGCATGGTCGATAACCTTGTGGCAAAGCAGCGGCCAATCCTGCATCAAACCGAGCATATTCACTCCTCCCAAAGTGGTTCGGATGTCCAGAGTACCCGGAAGGATGACGCGCGCAAGTCCAAACTTTCGTCTTAGGTCTTGAAATTGCTTCCATTTTTTGCATTGCAACATAAGGCTTTGCTGAGGTTCTTGACGATCGCGTGCGGAAAGCAGACATAAGGGCCATGAAAGTAGCAGACGTCGAAATTCTCATCGTTCCCGGTTACACCAATTCCGGTCCGGACCATTGGCAGACACGCTGGGAAAACAAGCTCTCCACCGCCCGCCGCGTCGAGCAGGCCGAATGGTCCAAGCCCGTGCGCGAGGACTGGGTTGCACGCGTCGCGGAAGAGGTGAATGCGGCGGAAAAGCCGGTGGTGCTGGTCGCCCACTCTTTGGGCGTGCCGGCCGTCATTCATGCGGTGCCGCTGTTCAAGAAGCCTGTTGCCGGCGCTTTCTTTGTTGCACCGCCAGATGTGGCCAATCCATCGATCCGGCCGAAGCATCTGATGACATTCGGCCCCTACCCGCGCGAGCCGCTGCCCTTTCCGTCGATGACCGTGGCAAGCCGCAACGACCCGTTCGGCACATTCGAGCATGCCGACGAAATTGCGGCGAACTGGGGCTCGCTTCTCCTCGACGCGGGCGAGTCCGGACACATCAATGCCGATTCCGGGCATGGCCCGTGGCCGGAAGGGACGATGATTTTCGCCCAGTTTCTGAGCAATCTCAGGCCGCCAAACTGATACCATCGCGGACGAAACCGGGGATCGCGGAAGCCAAGCGTTG
It includes:
- a CDS encoding fatty-acyl-CoA synthase; this encodes MLGLMQDWPLLCHKVIDHAGLFHGKREVISRSVEGPIHRTDYATVRSRSLQLAKRLEKDGIKVGDRIGTLAWNTWRHLEAWYGIMGCGAVYHTLNPRLFPQQIAWIMNDAEDRFLFVDITFMPIVEKIAPLVPTLEKVIVLTDAAHMPQTSLPNVVPYEDWLAEVDDDYVWKDLDERAAAGMCYTSGTTGDPKGVVYSHRSNVLHSMICIQPDAMQLSSRDRLMPVVPLFHANGWGIALSAPMVGATLVMPGPGMDGKSIYGLLTDEHVTVTAAVPTVWLGLLQFMEKEGGKLPDLRSVVIGGSAAPRSMIKTFKENYDVDVVHAWGMTEMSPVGSLGSLKPEYDKLEGEARYDVQMKQGHAPFGVEMKITDDEDVERPWDGKTFGRLKVRGPAVASSYYKGRGAEQFGPGGWFDTGDVAHMDAEGYMQITDRSKDVIKSGGEWISSIDLENLAVGHPDVAEAAVIGVAHPKWDERPLLIVVKKEGRNPSKSDILGFMDGKIAKWWMPDDVVFVDAIPHTATGKILKTELREQMKEYRLPMAS